CAAGCCGGTGAAGTCTGCGAAAGTCGGGGTCTGACAGTGGCTGACCATCCCGAACAGCGCTGAGGGGTTCTGCATCGATGACTCGGCTCTCCCATGCAGTGTGCAGCCGCTGCTCACATTACCTGcgcacatgaaaagaaaaataataaatctgcATCAACACGAagacaaactgtttgttttcactcgGGCAAGAAAGAATCAACACATCGGACAAAACGCTGTAAACTTCGGGGATCTGGCAACACCTACCTTCCCCAATCAGCCAATGAGGAGCAGGAAGAGTCTAATTGCGCACATCAGCATGTTTATCGCAGTGGAGGGGGATGCATCTGCGAGCCTGATCGATAGCATCCTCTCTGTGAGGATCAGCCATCAGCATCCCATGCGtccttctccttccctccctccctccctttccttccctccctcgGTCTCTGATTGACAACCGATAGCTCCACTGCTCCGCGGGATTCAGGAGCACCAATGAAGACTGTGTCCGTGTTTCTGTGGGAGGATAAAGGTCTGGATCAGGACGGCTGTGTTTGTAGCTCTGAGATGTGAAGTTTGCGAGCTCTTGCTATGAAACCTGGCGTGTTCCCAGTCCACAAATGTCgatgtaaaaatgtaaagtagGTCATTCAAAAGACTTTTCAAATTCACTGATTTTGCTGCATAGCCTTTTTAAGCTTTATATAAATATAGTTTATTGCGATTTTAATTTGGCAATACTGGTCTTTGCATCCGCTGCTCGGTAAGACAGCAGCTGCTATTATTCTTATTTCATTatgtctattttattttgtttccctCCCATTTTCAGACAGATTGAAGAGGGACTGAGACGCACAGGAAGGCcgacttttgaaaaaaaaaatggatgtgaATTGTCATAAACCATTTTGACATAATTTACTGAATGTTTCCTTCAATTCTTTTTGAATTATTCTTTGGATCAAGGTTCATTACATCTGATCGACTGCATTCAAAAGTGGGCAGTCACAAAAAACTAGATCCTGGATATATTTAGATTAAATGGTTTTAATTGGACTTACtgggttttaaaaaataaaataaaaaagctatgtgtaaaataaaatgattaacatCTGCCTAACGTTCATAATCACGCGTTAAATTCAGCTTTCCTATAATAAGCCCGATGTTAAAAGAGCTGCTGTTCATCTGATgcagtgtgttaatgtgggAAATGCTATTCTGCAGCGCCATCTACTGGCCTTTAAGTGGAAAAGGCAAACTCCTAACTCGGGTCACAGAGTTTAAACGTCAGTGACAACACAGGCTGTGGGTATTATTATGTAAGTACAAGGTGGATGGAAGAACTGTTAAGTTGAAGTTCACAAAAGCTATGGAAGAAATGTGGTGGTGGGGTGCGTTCGTTATTTGTTCCAGTCTGAGGTCTGTAAAAATACGGAAATGCACGAATGATGCTGCCTTTGGGTGCTGTTGGAAATGTGAAGATCGGCACCAGTTATTGAAATATGCAACataaggagagagagagagagagagagagagagagagagagagagagagagagagagagagagcgcacTTAATGTATATTAATAGTTTAAGCACTGGATATCATGTGTTGTTTCTGGCATTCTACTGTATGTACGTTTCTTCACTGTTACGACgtcctgctgttttattttcagtaaaGACGTTTAGAAACCATATGTATCATATCTTCGATCATTTAGAGATGCATGATACGAATTTATATTCagttcataacctgtagtttagCACACCACGATGATCAGTATATGTGAACTGTTCAAAGATGCGATCCAGGAGCTGGGGGACAGCTGATCGGCATCTCTGAGACATCCGCTGGATATCTAGCAGGCTAAATATCCACCTCATCATTACCAACCACGGTCACGACTCGCATGTGTGATCTTGTAATATGTGACCCCTTGTCACTGATTAGTTGTGTTCAGAAGAGTTTGAAGTGCGAACAGCACAGCAAACCGACAACTTTGAACGTCATGTAGTGTGGCAAAGGCATAAGGCACAGTGAGCAAAGGTGGATGATTCAATATTGTGTATAGCTTTAATAAGACTTGTGTTAGAAGTTGTAGCCTTTTTCCCTCACCTCTGAGCTCTTGCAGAACATGCATTTTCCTGCTTGTTTCCTCTCATCTACTTGTCACCTGGGAGACAGTAACTTGGACATGGTGAGTGATATGATCAGATTACAGGCCTTGGTGCCAAGATGAGCCATGGACCCCTATTAATCCACCCAGGTACCTGCTAGCAAGGAAATGAAGGGAGGAAAGTCAAGGAGAGAAGGGTACATAAGTCAGTCATTTACAACAGCTGTTAGCTTATATCATCAGTATAGTATGTGTCCATTACAGATGAAGTGGACTTTTGATAAAACATTGGGAAAATGTGAGCTCATTTCACtctttaacatgtttttctggATTTGAAATAGCATAAAAGAGCAACTAAAGCTCAAAGAGATTGATTTTTTAAGTAattaaaattgattaaaaaataataacattggGTGAAGAACTGTCCAaagcattattaaaacctggaaggatagttgtgaaccatcatcttcaaggaagaaatgtggtcagaaaaaaatcttgaatgatGCAAAATCACTTAAAcgtttggtgaaatcaaatcgtaaaaaaatcaacagcagaactcacggctatgtttaatagtgaaatTAAGAGCATTTCCACATGCACAAAGTGAAGAGAACTCAAaggattgggactaaacagctgtgtagctttaagaaaaaacatttatcagtgaggctaatcGGATAAAAAGGCTTCCCTTTGCTtgggagcataaagattggactctggagcaTGGAAAAaggtctgatgagtccagatttaccctgttccagagtgatgggcgcatcagggtaagaagagaggcagatgaagtgatgcacccatcatgcctGGTGCCTCAGTTGGTCAAGTCCGGgttaagcaacattatgtgttCAAAAAATGTGCTCAGCTGACTACCAGAGTATACTGAAGGACCAGGTTTTTacatcaatggattttttcttccctgatggcaTGGGCATATTGAAAGACAACAATGCCACGATTCATCAGGCTTAAACTGTGAAAGACTGTTTaagggagcatgagacatccttttcacacatggattggccaccacagCGTCCAGAcccattgagaatctttgggatgtgctggagaagactttaaGCAGCGACCCaactctcccatcatcaatacaagatcttggcGAAAAATGTATGCAACTCTGGAccgaaataaatgttgtgacattgcatgAGCTTATCAAAACGATGCCACAGCGGATGCCTGCCATAATCAAAGTTAAAGGCGGTCCAACAACATATTAGAGTGTGGAAGCGTAGATAGCAGCAGTGCTCCAACAAAGTATTTGCCATTTGAGTTCTAGGAAATACGAGCTCAGAAAGAGGCCTTTGAACGCAGCTGTTATCAAAGTCGAGCCGGGTGGGCGTTTAAGCGATAACTTCAACACTCAGGTGGCAGTTTTGGGAGCGACAGCGTGAAAGCTGGACTCCACCACCAAGGAGCAAGCATGTTTTTGCAAAAACTGATGGTCTATTGGTCGGTAGCAGGCATGTTTTGCTTTAGGATAGGAATCGGTCTCATATTTCAGATCATGCACTTCATTAGTCCAAGCCTCGCCAAGAAGATAGCCCTCAAGATGGGTGAAAGGATCACCATGACCCAGAATCCCAACTTTAAGTTTGAAGATTGGGGTCTGACATTTGGCACGAAAGAGTCCATCAAAACCGCTTTCCGTGTTATGTGGATGGGTCTTGGACAAGAGGCTTTTGTGGGAGGAAAAGCTCCGGACTCACCTGTGGTCACCATGAAGGGGGAGAAAACGAACATCTGCAAGTACTTAAACGGTGAGTTATGAGGCTCATGTTGTATATATATCTCTCTGCTCCTAGATAttgagctgttttatttttctctgcaggCAACAGGCCGCTGGTGCTGAGTTTTGGAAGTTGCACCTGACCCCCATTTATCTTAAAACTTGAGGAGTTCAAGCAACTCGTCAGGGATTTCAGTGATGTAGCTGACTTTCTTGTGGTCTACATCGCGGAAGCGCATTCAACAGGTGAGTGAAAGTTGCCAGGTTGAAGTCAATAAAACCATAACATGCATCCAGAATCTACAAGTGGAAGGTCAAGCAAGAAAGAAAGCACTTTCCTGAAATACTTGACAAAAGATAAACTCTTTAAAAGTTTTGAAGATGGATGTGCAGTTAGAAAAGTACTAAATTTATTTACCCTCAAACACAAAGtataatccttttttttttttggctgctgATTTCACCATATTTCCCCCTGGAGGATCAATACagtatttcagatttttactcTGATTCTGATTTATCAATGATCTTCACCACTTTGCATCCTGAACGAAAATCCCTGCAGTTaaatagtttaaaacatttacatttatatttagggcatttagcagatgcttttgtccaaacagACTTACAATatgtacatttgtcacaagaaagaaaccacaacttatcaccgtcgataaagtaagaatgatTATCAATGATACCTTAAGTACACAAGTGCTATGATTTgagtgctaagggtaagaacattCAAGTGCATATacgtttttggtttttttttgtttgttttttttgggggggtttcatgctatgcggggtcgaggtgatGTCTGAACAATGTTTATTCTTGCATGAATACATCAGTTGAGAGGTTAAACAATAAAGTCGTTCTGTAAGTCTGGTTTGACTTATGTTACTATATTTTATCAAGTCTAACAGTCTAATGTtgagtttaaaaacaacaaaatattgaaAGTCATTGTAGAAAAGCTCTCCAAGTCCCTGAGAAGTAGCTATGTGCCTACAGATCAGGCTGTACCATAGTCTGCGCTCAATTAACCCGTGACGCTGTAACGCACTTATGTAACCActactatgcaggatttgctAAATGCTCCTTCTATGTCCTGCTGTATTCTTTATCTCTGTATCAGATGGTTGGGCCTTTACCGGCAACTTTGATATCAACAAGCACCAGAGCCTGGAGGACAGGCTGTCTGCAGCACAGATCTTGGTTCAGAAGGAGCCCCTGTGCCCAGTGGTTGTGGATGAAATGAGTGATGGTGCCGCCATAAAGTACGGCGCCATGCCTGAGAGGCTTTACGTGCTGCAGGCTGGGAAAGTTGTCTACAAGGTGAGAACATTTTATATGGTACTCTATTTTATGTTATGTGATCTTGATTGGCTCCTCTTATGCAATCGCGTGATTAGAAGTAATACCAGCCTTATGGGTGTAAAGGTCCCTACCCTATCTGTTATCATGCGACTGCGTGAGAAGGAGCAGTGAAAGAAACAACACTCAAGGCAACAAAGACATGTCTCTCACGTCTTTTGTTGGTATGTTCTTTCTGATTCCAATGAAAGCATGGTGGctttatttaaagtgttttgtaATGTGTCATTAACAGTCCACACTCTGTGTTTCCTAGGGATTGGAGGGGCCTTGGGGCTACGATCCACAGGAGGTGCGTTCGTTCCTGGAGAAGATGAAATAAGGAGGTTGTCCAGTCATGTATTAGCCAACATCTACATGTAGTTCAATAGCTGTTCTCTGGCATCTGTTAAATCATATAACATGTATAACCGTCCAAGCTTTCACTGATAGTGCCTTCATGCTCTCCTGTACTCCAGGAAAATGTATCTCACCATCAATCTCTGATCTTGAACTCACCTCAGTGTTTCTTGGTGACGGCTACAGATAAAACCTTTGGCTTCTGTAGCCAGATGAagtgaaacacagagaaagttCAGTCAGGagtttttgtgcttttgagGTATCGCGTAATGTACAGGAGATGTGACAGTGAAAGCtcgtgtttttttcttgcaggttTGGTTGTCTTTGATTATAACAGCAATTTACCTGTATTAATCAATAAAGGTTTCTATTGTTGATTAATGCTCCAGGGTAATTGTACAGGGGGCTGCTTTTTACAAACGGGGctctcaacacaaacacacagcacagctgcATCAAAGGATGCTCTTGAGGTGCCCGAATGGAAGCAGCATTATTTTAGAAGACGGCCTTTATCAATCTCAAACAACCTTGAACTGATAATAACAAATTGGCCAGACtaacacagctgctgtttgactAAATTTGGTATTGTTATCCCAAACAGCACTGATGGGTTCAAAATATTACAGTGTGGACGTGTAgatagcagcagcagccaggcaAAATAGTAGAGAGGTTAACATTGATTCAGTGGTGAACAAACATATGACCTAACGTTATATATAGCAAGTCCTCACACATATTTCAGGTGGTCGTAGACCAAAATGCAGAGCTTAAATTACACTTAATTGAAGTTACTTACATACGAGGCGAGAAACGACACTGAAGAGGGATGCCAATGATGCTCCATGTCTCCATATGGGGTTAAATTAATAGTAAGTGGCTAAACAGTTGTTTGCTAACAAACTAGCTCCGGTTAGCTTCGGTTTAGGGCAGGTAAAATCGtatagctaagctagctaaatGTTCATAGTCAGTTTGCTTTGTAGTTCCTCTGCCTCTTTCAGGTAGGCTGTAAATCTCTTGTAGACTCGAAATATTATCAGTGGTAGAGATATCCAGTCGTTTGGCTAGAAAATAATCAGGTGagagatataaataaataaataaacaaataaataaacactgatgCTATGTTAGCTAGCCCACTCTTGTTCTAGCTAGTGGCGTCTGGACCCAGAGTCTGTAGAAAAATTggattaaattgttttaaacctgggaaaatatttttaaatacctCTGGAGAAGCAGTTTAACAGATACAGAAAAATACTTTCGGACTTTTCCTCCTAAGTTTTTCTTGGAAACATTAGTATTAACTGTTACCTGACCGAACCGCACAGCAGCGTTCAGGGTGCTGTGTGGTTCGGGGGACCTTGAGTAACCTGACATAACTTCGGGGAGGTAAGAGGTAAAAATGGAGATGTTAACATCAGTTTAAGGATTAAAAAGGGGGGGAAGGGCGTAGAAAAATAAACGAGGAGACGTTTCAAGGGAAACGGAACCAAGCCCGACTTTGCAAAGCAACTTCAGTGCTCCAACAAAGTGTTTGCCATTTGAGTTCTAGGAAATACGAGCTCGGAAAGAGGCCTTTGAACGCAGCTTTTCTCAAACTCCAGCCGGGTGGGCGTTTAAGCGACAACTTCAACACTCAGAGGGCAGTTTGGGGAGCGACAGCGTGAAAGCTGGACTCCATCATCAAGCAGCAAGCATGTTTGTGCAAAAACTGATGGTCTATTGGTCGGTAGCAGGCATATTTTGCTTTATGGTAGGAAGCAGTCTCATAATCCAGATCCTGCGCATAATTTGTCCAAGCCTCGCCAAGAAGATAGTCCTCAAAATAGGTGAAAGGGTCTCCATGACCCAGAATCCCAACTTTAAGTTTGAAGATTGGGGTCTGACATTTGGCTCGTTAGAGGCCATCAAAACCTGCTCTCGTCACTTGTGGATGTCTCTCGGACAAGAGGCTTTTGTGGGAGGAGAAGCTCCGGACTCACCTGTGGTCACCATGAAGGGGGAGAAAACGAACATCTGCAAGTACTTAAACGGTGAGTTATGAGGCTCATGTTGTATATATCTCTCTCTGCTCCTAGATAttgagctgttttatttttctctgcaggCAACAGGCCGCTGGTGCTGAGTTTTGGAAGTTGCACCTGACCCCCGTTTATCTTCAAACTTGAGGAGTTCAAGCAACTCGTCAGGGATTTCAGTGATGTAGTTGACTTTCTTGTGGTCTACATCGCGGAAGCGCATTCAACAGGTGAGTGAAAGTTGCCAGGTTGAAGTCATTAAAACCATAACATGCATCCAGAATCTACAAGTGGAAGGTCAAGCAAGAAAGAAAGCACTTTCCTGAAATATTTGACAAAAGATAAACTCTTTAAAAGTTTTGAAGATGGATGTGCACCTTAAAAAGTACTTaattttttaagtaaaatctttttttcccccagtgaTCTTCACCACTTTGCATCCTGAATGAAAATCCCTGCAGTTAAatagttttaaatgtttattcttGCATGAATACATCACTTGAGaggttaaataataaaattgttCTGTAAGTCTTGGTTTGACTTATGTTACTATATTGTATCAAGTCTAACAGTCTAAtgttgagttaaaaaaaacaacaacatattgaAAGTCACTATAGAAAAGCCCTTCAAGTCTCTGAGAAGTAGCTATGTGCCTACAGATCAGGCTGTACCATAGTCTGTGCTCAATTAACCCGTGACGCTGTAACGCACTTATGTAACCActactatgcaggatttgctAAATGCTCCTTCTATGTCCTGCTGTATTCTTTATCTCTGTATCAGATGGTTGGGCCTTTACCAGTAACTTTGATATCAACAAGCACCAGAGCCTGGAGGACAGGCTGTCTGCAGCACAGATCTTGGTTCAGAAGGAGCCCCTGTGCCCAGTGGTTGTGGATGAAATGAGTGATGGTGCCGCCATAAAGTACGGCGCCATGCCTGAGAGGCTTTACGTGCTGCAGGCTGGGAAAGTTGTCTACAAGGTGAGAACATTTTATATGGTACTCTATTTTATGTTATGTGATCTTGATTGGCTCCTCTTAGGCAATCGCGTGATTAGAAGTAATACCAGCATTATGGGTGTAAAGGTCCCTACCCTATCTGTTATCATGCGATTGCGTGAGAAGGAGcagtgaaagaaacaaaacttgTTTCTTGGCACGGAGCCAGGCTGATGTCTGCCCTGCAAGACATGTAGAATTAGATAACAAAGACATGTCTCTCACGTCTTTTGTTGGTATGTTCTTTCTGATGCCAATGAAAGCATGGTGGctttatttaaagtgttttgtaACGTGTCATTAACAGTCCACACTCTGTGTTTCCTAGGGATTGGAGGGGCCTTGGGGCTACGATCCACAGGAGGTGCGTTCGTTCCTGGAGAAGATGAAATAAGGAGGTTGTCCAGTCATGTATTAGCCATCAGTCTCAACCAGTGTTGAGGGGTCTCCAAATGTGTCAACATTGTAACCAGCATATATTActgatatatacatatactgatgatatatatattttttgtaatcaGACTCAAATGAATACACTGCAACATCTACATGTAGTTCAATAGCTGTTCTCTGGCATCTGGTAAATCATATAACATGTATAACCGTCCAAGCTTTCACTGATATTGCCTTCATGCTCTCCTCTACTCCAGGAAAATGTATCTTACCATCAATCTCTGATCTTGAACTCACCTCTCAGTGTTTCTTGGTGACGGCTACAGATGAAACCTTTGGCTTCTGTAGCCAGATGAagtgaaacacagagaaagttCAGTCaggagtttgtgtttttgaggtATCACATAGTGTACAGGAGATGTGACAATGAaagcttgtgttttctcttgcaGATTCCATCAATTTAATCTGTAATAATCACTAAAGGTTTCTATTGTCGATTAATGCTCCAGGGTAATTGCACAGGGGGCTGCTTTTTACATGATGATTACAGTGCAAACCTCTGGTAACTGTAACCTGATGAAATATGACTTAAAAGTTTGCCCTCTCTGAATTATGTGGGAGCATTTAAGTGCAGTAAGCATCTTGTTAAACAATCTGCATTTCCTAAAAATGTTCTtacacaatttatttttcaatgttgTCTTTATAGtataatgataaatatttaaCCTACAAAGACTCTTGCCTCGTTGTCCTAATTTATACGTCACATATGACCCAAAGTGTGTTTCAGTTCATCCACTAATTATTGTTTCTCATCTCATGACCCTGGTTACCAAATGAtcagtttgtcagttttcaTACTTCTTCCACTCAATGTAGCTGGATGGAAATGGGAGAAAAAGCTAGAGTTAAATCACGTTTtccctggaaaaaaaacaaagataattcAAGATATCGCTCCCACAGTAGACGATTAAAATCAGAGGAAATACCAGAACTGTGTGTAagccagtgtttcccacacatctGTACTTGCGTTGCCACTTCTCTAAGTCGCCGTgactcatcctctctctccccccgaCCCATGAACACAAAATAATAGTCTGCAAAGGTCCAGAGggtttctttcttatttttacaTCGTGTTTTTCTTCAGAGAGAACGGCTGCATGGCTTTAATGTTGACATACAGGGCAGTCTTCCACCACATCACAATGTGGCCGTTGTTTGCTGTCTTGTCTGGAAGCGATAAATGGTAAacgtactgtactgtatgtgggtCACGCAAGTTCAGTGAATCCAGACCAgtctgtgcacatgtgcatacaTGTGAGCTGTGGAGTATGTTGTTCAGGCCCTGAGTTAATATGGTTTAATACCTAACTGTTAAATCTTTCCACGTCCATTGATGTCTCTAAAATGATCTAACATGTCTGCTATAGTGTTACACAGCAGTTTAATCCAAGTTTTGTGGCCTTCTAAGGTCTATGTTTTACTGATGAATTTCTCTGCATGTGGTGAATGAGCAGAACATGTTCTTTTGATAAAGGAAAATAGATGGTGTGTAGATGATTTTAATTTCCCTCAAGGTAAGTATAATTAGACTCCCAAAAGTATGTTTGTAATTACTGGCCTTCCTCttgtctttatgtttttttttctctttctttctttctttttctccacacCGACACTAAATTAAAAACCTGAGCATTCATAGTagtttcttatattttattgtctatttaACGTTAGTTAATGTCTTTATCTGTCGTGCACTTTAATGTTTACTTTAGTGTTAGGAAATGTCTTGTCTTCATCTGTTGTGCTTGTGcactttatttctctcaccgTGGGATAGTGAGAAATGTCTTTTCGATTACTCTGTATGTCTGGTACATGtggagaaattgacaataaaaacttgaaaccttgaaaatatatttcagtGCACTTAAAGATGCCCTCTTCTGCAATATCTCATGATCCAGAGAGTGGTAGTGATAATGTGGGCTGGACTTCACCCATTAAAGTAAAAGCAACTGTGAAAAGTAAATCTTGTAGAAAAAAGTAAGTAATATCTAAAGATATAAAGCACAATCGAAACCTTTGACTAATCAAATAAGACTTAGACTTAAAAACTACAGGCTTGTAACTCATGGTAATCAGTCTACTATAGGATATGGTAGTGAACAAAGCAGTTCTGTGTGGCTACAGCTTTCATAACATTAACTGTGTGGCTCTGAAGTTGGCGAGCAGGTTTGGCTGCTGCCCAGCCAGGCCACATCCTGTGGaaagcagccagcagcagctgagccTCGTTTCCTATTGTTAGACAGGAACCAGAGCACTGTCAGATCCTCCCCAAACATGGACTTTTGTAACGATTCATGTCTGAATCTTAAAGTCAAACCAAAGACAGcttgtttaatatgttcatttGCTTTTAGAGAGGGTAAATACTGTGTCTAGGCCAGAGGTCTTTGCAAAGCAGTCGAGTCCTCAGAAGCCCACCAGAGGGCAATGTGAAGCCATTTTTACTTCAACAGGAAGGCAGTGGACATAAGAgttatgggttttttttccctttggcTCCAAGACTTTAAAAGGGACCCATGTGGCTGAATTTGCATCATCTTCAAAATCAATTGGCCCTTAaaagtatttaatttaatagtGTAATAACCTCAGCTGCTGTACTGAATCATGGACAAATTCAGATGGCAAACCCTTTTCCAGACACAGCTGATGGAGAGCAGCCAGGTGAGTAAGGTTGTTTGTAATCAGAATGCAGGTAAGATTTAGACCCAGAAAACTCTACTGCTCTGTCCTGTATTTTGAAGGGACCCAAGGTCGACCCAACTTCAGTTCCAGATGTTGCTGGATGCAGGATTTGAGCTGTGATGTTTCCAGGTGCCAGTTTGGGGAACTGCTGAATGTCCACATTGTCCTTCcaaatgtgatatttaaaatatcTCAGATTGTgtctccaaaaagaaaaaaactatccccacaaattaaaatgtagtgGTCTAGTGTGGGTGGTGCTGGAGCAGTCAATGGAGAGGGGATGTGACCGCAATCTTAGCTACTACTTAGTAACATATTCTTTGCTTCAGTTACTTACtagttaaagatataatatgtaacatttctgcattaaaatgtctaaaacaactagacctttgtgatatattttgttgagctgtttatttacattatccTTAATGTTTCCAAAATGTTCGAACCCAGAGCAATCTGTTATTTTACTGAGGGTAACGGTGCGTTTCTTCAGATCTCTATAACTTCCAGCAGAGTCGAGGGAGAAAGTCGTTAACGAGCCTAAACATTACGTGAATACAACTTCAAAACAGTATTAAATGATATAAACAtcgtccatgaacatttctgcctgattTCAGAGTTACCTCCGCAACGTTATATTTTTGTCAATGTCCATcagtcagcaggattacacaaaaactaaatggatttccattaaacttggatggaggatggctcTCAGTCGAGAAAACAGACTCCATTAACTTATGGTGTGggtccagataaagggacaatccaggaattttttcacactttctttaacattgtgaggtACGACGTTTTGCGACATTTTTATTAACTTCTCAGGGAACaa
This window of the Pagrus major chromosome 11, Pma_NU_1.0 genome carries:
- the LOC141005220 gene encoding type I iodothyronine deiodinase-like is translated as MFVQKLMVYWSVAGIFCFMVGSSLIIQILRIICPSLAKKIVLKIGERVSMTQNPNFKFEDWGLTFGSLEAIKTCSRHLWMSLGQEAFVGGEAPDSPVVTMKGEKTNICKYLNGNRPLVLSFGSCTUPPFIFKLEEFKQLVRDFSDVVDFLVVYIAEAHSTDGWAFTSNFDINKHQSLEDRLSAAQILVQKEPLCPVVVDEMSDGAAIKYGAMPERLYVLQAGKVVYKGLEGPWGYDPQEVRSFLEKMK
- the dio1 gene encoding type I iodothyronine deiodinase, translating into MFLQKLMVYWSVAGMFCFRIGIGLIFQIMHFISPSLAKKIALKMGERITMTQNPNFKFEDWGLTFGTKESIKTAFRVMWMGLGQEAFVGGKAPDSPVVTMKGEKTNICKYLNGNRPLVLSFGSCTUPPFILKLEEFKQLVRDFSDVADFLVVYIAEAHSTDGWAFTGNFDINKHQSLEDRLSAAQILVQKEPLCPVVVDEMSDGAAIKYGAMPERLYVLQAGKVVYKGLEGPWGYDPQEVRSFLEKMK